CATCGTCATCGGTCTCTCCCTGCAGAACGCGGTCGGATCGGTTGTCTCCGGCCTGTTCCTACTCTTCGAGCAGCCCTTCAGCCTGAACGACTGGATCGAGGTGGACGGACTGCGCGGGCAGATCGTCGAGGTGAACTGGCGTGCGGTGCACCTCAAGGACTCCAGTGGTGTGCACATCATCCCCAACGCGACACTCGCCGGAAGCACCTTCCTCAACATCTCTCGCAGCGATTCACCGTTCGAGGCAACGGTGGTGCTGAGGTTCTCGTCGGACGATGCGCCGCAGGACGTCATCGACACGTGTGTGGCGGTCGCGGCCGACCTGCCGACGGCTATGCCGGGGGAGCCGGCATCCGTCAAACCCATCGAGAAGTCGAAGTACGTCATCGATATCCCCGTGCGAAGCCCCGCGGACAACTACAAAACGATGAAGCTCTTCCGCACCCACATCTGGTACGCGGCCCGCAGGGCGGGACTGCACCTCGACGGCAATGACAACGACACGTTCAACTCGCAGGAGAACGTGCATGAGGCCGTCGAGCGTGTCGCGTCGGCCCTCTATCTCGGTCACGACGACATCGAGGTGGTCGCGCACGACGTGCGACTCGAGCGCTATGGAGAAGGGGAAACCATTCAGCGGGCGGGTGAGGTGCCCACGGGGATGCGCTACATCATCAGCGGCGCCGCGACACTCTCGGTCACGACGGACGAGGGCACCGAGGTCACGTTCGCCGTTCTCGATCGGGATGACGTGCTCGGACTCACCGCCCTCACCCGCCAGGGGGTGGCGGCCACCGCCCGCGCGATCAGCGATCTCGCCCTCCTGTACGTTCCCGTCTCGGTGCTGGATGCCCTCGTCAAGACCCGTCCGCAACTCGCACGGGACGTGGGACTGGCGATCGACCACCGGGCCTCGCAGGCGAAAGCCGCCTTCGAGGCCGCGGGGGTCGTGAGCACCCAGCACCGGGATTTCATCAGCTGATCGCGATTGTCTCCGTGCGAGGAAGACGGATGAGCTTGTAGGCGGCGACGAAGATCGGGGCCATGAGCGGTGCCACCGCGAGGGCCGCGATGACTCCGAGGTTGAACATCGGCACGATGAAGGCGAGCAGGGGCAGCGGAGCGATCCACCAGCTCACCACACGAGCGCGAGCGAGCCCGAAGCTGAGGGCGGGAACACCCAGCATCGAGAACACCTGGGCAGTGATGAGCCACACGCCGGCCGAAGCCTCTTTGGCGCCGGCATCCATCGCGAGGGCCTGCTCGATGGAGAGGTTGTTTCCGGCTGAGATGAGGAACCAGTCGGACAGCAGCAGGCCGGAGAGCTGCACGGCGCCGAAGGCGACGATCACAGCCGTGATGGCAACCCACGCGCGTCCGCGCCGCGCCGCCACGAGACCGATGACACCCATGACGCCGAGGGCGAGCGCCACCCATGCATAGTGCAACAGGTTGGCCGAGATGAGGCTCACGGTCGGGTCGGCGGCCAGGGAGGCGATGTAGCCGGCCTCGCCGGGAAGTGTCTGTGGGGGCGAGAAGACCATGCCAGCCGACAGGAGCACGGGGAATGCCGCCAGGGCGACACCCGCGAATCGGAACAGGCCGACCGGGATCCGTCTGGTGGATGCCCCGACCGGGGCTTCGGGGGTGGACGTTGGGGCGAAAATGTCAGTCATGAGTATGCCTTTCGAGCATCGGGGTGGTTGATGCTCCCAGGCTCTCGGGCATCGATCCCGGGCCGACAGGGCCTGCGGTCCCGCAGCTGTCCCGTCGTGAGACTAGAGGCGGCCCATCCCAGAATCGCGCGCCCGCACGATAGCTT
This genomic window from Antiquaquibacter oligotrophicus contains:
- a CDS encoding mechanosensitive ion channel family protein — encoded protein: MQIWNEPWFWPAAGVIIGLPIILLVLTELQSLLERQRNRAAKIVLLLRNYVAPVGALLLLLNQATYADIDLTWTQVTATVFGFLIILVLLNGLNYVIFVTARQGTWRSKVPSIFVDIVRVILIVVCLAILFSIVWNADVGGFFTALGVGSIVIGLSLQNAVGSVVSGLFLLFEQPFSLNDWIEVDGLRGQIVEVNWRAVHLKDSSGVHIIPNATLAGSTFLNISRSDSPFEATVVLRFSSDDAPQDVIDTCVAVAADLPTAMPGEPASVKPIEKSKYVIDIPVRSPADNYKTMKLFRTHIWYAARRAGLHLDGNDNDTFNSQENVHEAVERVASALYLGHDDIEVVAHDVRLERYGEGETIQRAGEVPTGMRYIISGAATLSVTTDEGTEVTFAVLDRDDVLGLTALTRQGVAATARAISDLALLYVPVSVLDALVKTRPQLARDVGLAIDHRASQAKAAFEAAGVVSTQHRDFIS